One segment of Antennarius striatus isolate MH-2024 chromosome 5, ASM4005453v1, whole genome shotgun sequence DNA contains the following:
- the dlgap4b gene encoding disks large-associated protein 4 isoform X4, with amino-acid sequence MKGSGTNRNRHLSDNCEPSSGHIEALYCQRTGTLPRSNFLLSSTMDHYGAMDPNLYQSANPGSLPPDCMLPLNNQLSNSSTFPRIHYNSYDQSDFSPPEDSIGGISTGTMGTSMSMGMGTGMGIAGLSGRAPMITSGSATISHHMTKNQAPHSLLEFDKQLPGSCDGFSTLQFHRTSAAAAAKQRTDSPGRIRYMLHSVQKLFAKSQSMESQAMKGNVNGRSTGSGGGSSGTEDSSKQNRRSKSKDQGTKSKATSKRRPRSNMSGYWSSDDLDSSDLSSYHNTMAMMTLGRPVGNDNHEGNSRYIHSGYNTISSSKSTNDMKYQALSVPRIGGDSGLVGTGGMVINDNDYLKGGSWSALTMGQPRHVIQKGSATLDRSMLKSKSCQQELTCNYLQVGRRDEWSSTLGRSGGEIPCRRMRSGSYVKAMGDMEDSDDSDGSPKPSPKTAARRQSYLRATQHSLSDQLPPRNRILDYTLQGELDTLWSPVHSVSSLHHLGRSMSSCLPSLRELSNNRSLDNLDCIGGMGSSLPRWDDDEFSQACSTLGRRSCAGQLRDLEMIHHYEDHSSESTFRDSRSHSQDNSEPPDLPMPTCFRSRSHSYLRAIQAGCSQDDDTASMDSGFSPPLTDTTVRTYSTSTDDLPTLWKTWKEQFGSYLIATGLDKAPKEKQLAILLQRLGTDRPRILPTHTVSTCITTCKRSAPPPVPPRTTSKPYISVTVQSSTESAQDNYLDQQDRRSEVNSQSSHAHSNSSDSLDSTRANSLARGIPRPPHIIPTPIATPREPIAPTTSNAFTETSDSTFQQESLKSGLSKGNLAAEEPLVAPVPRRKLSSIGIQVDCIQEVPLEETPPLAKFQSIGVQVEDGWQLSGSSSMASKQETDFDTQGTPFLSHISNVKSSEKKVMVSSASQSMSSPPGQDSLDNKATTGDLSSPPPTRQILKRSTTRSSSSSFSESLDPALDPSCLPPPVPWLESGNGSTSGVPQSGGGGTLCRRDGHWFLKLLQAETGRMEGWCQQMEQETKDNQLSEEVLGKVRSAVGSAQLLISQKFQQFRGLCEQNLNVNANLRPTAQDLAGFWDLLQLSIEDISLKFDELYHLKSNDWQPVASAAARSPPERKVLPTPAAQCPGWGGEDNPTSLKEAW; translated from the exons ATGAAAGGGTCGGGGACCAATCGTAACAGACACCTGTCTGACAACTGTGAACCTTCTTCAGGCCATATAGAGGCCCTCTACTGTCAGAGGACTGGCACGCTGCCTCGCAGCAATTTCCTACTTAGTTCCACCATGGATCATTATGGTGCCATGGACCCCAATCTCTATCAGTCAGCCAACCCAGGCTCCCTTCCACCAGACTGCATGCTGCCCCTCAACAACCAGCTGTCCAACAGTAGCACCTTTCCCAGGATACATTATAATTCCTATGATCAGTCTGACTTCTCCCCACCAGAAGACAGTATTGGAGGGATAAGCACAGGGACCATGGGCACATCCATGTCTATGGGCATGGGAACCGGCATGGGCATTGCAGGACTCAGTGGACGAGCACCTATGATTACGAGTGGCTCAGCAACAATATCACATCATATGACCAAGAACCAGGCACCACACAGTCTACTGGAGTTTGATAAGCAGCTACCTGGAAGCTGTGATGGATTCAGCACCTTGCAGTTTCATCGCacatctgctgcagctgcagccaaaCAGCGCACAGACAGTCCCGGTCGCATCCGTTACATGTTGCACTCAGTGCAGAAGCTGTTTGCAAAGTCCCAGTCGATGGAGAGCCAAGCCATGAAAGGAAATGTCAACGGTCGCTCCACTGGTAGTGGCGGAGGCTCATCTGGTACTGAAGATAGCAGTAAGCAGAATCGCAGATCAAAAAGTAAAGATCAGGGTACAAAATCAAAGGCGACTTCCAAAAGGCGACCGCGCTCCAACATGTCGGGTTATTGGAGCTCAGACGATTTGGACAGCAGTGATTTGAGCAGCTACCACAACACCATGGCTATGATGACTCTGGGCCGTCCAGTTGGCAATGATAACCATGAGGGCAACAGCAGATACATCCACAGTGGCTACAACACTATCAGCTCCTCCAAAAGCACCAATGACATGAAGTATCAGGCACTTTCTGTGCCCAGGATTGGAGGAGATAGTGGACTCGTTGGAACAGGGGGAATggtaataaatgataatgacTATTTGAAAGGTGGGTCCTGGTCTGCACTAACCATGGGCCAGCCAAGACATGTGATCCAGAAGGGCTCAGCTACCCTGGACAGATCCATGCTCAAGTCCAAATCTTGCCAACAGGAGCTAACCTGCAACTACCTGCAGGTTGGACGAAGG GATGAGTGGAGCAGTACATTAGGTCGCAGCGGGGGTGAAATCCCATGTCGGCGGATGCGCAGCGGTAGCTATGTTAAGGCCATGGGAGACATGGAAGACAGTGATGACTCGGACGGAAGCCCCAAACCCTCACCAAAAACTGCTGCTCGGCGCCAGAGCTACCTCAGGGCTACGCAGCACTCTCTAAGTGACCAGCTACCCCCACGCAA CAGAATCCTGGATTACACCTTGCAGGGGGAGCTGGATACCCTTTGGTCTCCAGTCCACAGTGTGTCCTCTCTGCACCATCTGGGCAGGTCAATGAGCAG CTGTCTTCCGTCTCTCCGAGAGCTGTCCAATAACCGAAGCCTGGACAACTTAGACTGCATTGGGGGTATGGGTTCATCTTTGCCACGCTGGGATGATGATGAGTTCAGCCAGGCCTGCAGCACCTTGGGCAGACGTAGCTGCGCAGGGCAG CTCCGGGATCTGGAAATGATTCACCATTATGAGGATCACAGTTCCGAATCGACATTCAGAGATTCCCGTTCCCATTCTCAGGACAACTCCGAGCCCCCAGACTTACCTATGCCAACATGCTTCCGATCACGCAGCCACAGCTACCTGAGAGCCATCCAAGCTGGTTGTTCCCAAGACGACGACACAGCATCTATGGATTCAGGTTTTTCACCACCTCTGACTGACACCACCGTTCGCACGTACAGCACCAGCACTG ACGACCTTCCTACTCTGTGGAAGACATGGAAAGAACAGTTTGGCTCTTATCTGATAGCCACTGGCTTGGACAAAGCCCCAAAGGAGAAACAGCTTGCAATTTTACTTCAACGTTTGGGAACAGACAGACCACGCAtcctacccacacacacag TCTCTACATGCATCACTACCTGTAAGAGGTCTGCCCCTCCACCAGTGCCACCTCGTACGACATCAAAACCCTACATCTCTGTGACGGTACAGAGCAGCACAGAGTCAGCCCAGGACAACTACCTGGACCAGCAGGAccggaggtcagaggtcaacagCCAGTCAAGCCACGCTCATAGCAACTCCTCCGACAGTCTTGACAGTACCCGCGCTAACAGCTTGGCCAGGGGAATACCACGCCCTCCACACATCATCCCCACTCCCATCGCCACCCCAAGAGAGCCAATCGCCCCCACCACCTCCAATGCTTTCACTGAGACAAGCGACTCCACCTTTCAGCAAGAATCTCTGAAATCAGGACTAAGTAAAGGGAATCTAGCAGCTGAGGAACCCTTGGTGGCCCCAGTACCCAGGAGGAAGCTGTCCTCCATCGGCATACAG GTTGACTGTATTCAGGAAGTTCCACTAGAAGAGACCCCCCCATTGGCCAAATTTCAGTCAATTGGAGTACAGGTGGAGGACGGGTGGCA GCTCAGTGGCTCGAGTAGCATGGCCTCAAAACAAGAAACAGATTTCGATACTCAGGGCACCCCTTTCCTCTCACATATCAGTAATGTCAAAAGCTCTGAGAAGAAAGTGATGGTCAGTAGTGCCAGCCAATCCATGAGCTCCCCTCCTGGACAAGACTCTCTGGACAACAAAGCCACTACTGGCGACCTCTCTTCACCTCCACCCACCAGGCAGATCCTCAAACGCTCCACCACACGAAGTagctcttcctccttctcagAAAGCCTGGACCCAGCACTGGACCCTTCGTGTTTGCCACCTCCAGTTCCTTGGCTGGAGAGCGGGAATGGGAGTACCAGCGGTGTTCCTCAGAGCGGAGGAGGGGGAACTCTGTGTCGGAGAGACGGACACTGGTTCCTAAAGCTGCTGCAGGCTGAGACGGGACGAATGGAAGGCTGGTGTCAGCAGATGGAGCAGGAGACCAAAGACAACCAGCTCTCAGAAGAGG